A DNA window from Streptomyces canus contains the following coding sequences:
- a CDS encoding MFS transporter codes for MAIDTTNPVPGTLDTPRLSTRDKLVLFVLCAAQFMVALDFSVLNVALPVLGADLGMSPSALQWAVTAFALPSGGFLLLFGRIGDLYGRRKLFLAGLALFGAASLLATFAWDPASFLAGRALQGLGAAAIVPTGMSLLTTTFPEGPARDRALGISGTLLSLGFTVGMVAGGTLTDAFGWRSTMGLLSLFALIVLPLAPGLLPESRTADRPRLDVPGAITVTGGLLSLIYALSTAADHGFARTDVLITLVMGVLLLAAFVTIESRTEAPLVSLPMLRRRTVAWGNIGGLVTFSMMSTVVFVLTLYLQEVLRLSAFETGLVFGVQGVLSAVAGSYAARVIGRFGPRRTLVGSLVGQGTLIAALLGLGTGSWSVWLATAAVSLASMCHLGAIISYGITVTSGVPDEEQGLATGLVTSTQQVGITVGIPLLGVLATTSDDLLSGVHTVLALDTVIVLAAAVLVATGLRVRSGAVEAEPVGAR; via the coding sequence ATGGCGATCGACACCACAAACCCCGTCCCCGGCACGCTCGACACCCCCCGGCTGTCGACGCGCGACAAGCTCGTCCTGTTCGTCCTGTGCGCCGCCCAGTTCATGGTCGCGCTGGACTTCTCCGTCCTGAACGTGGCCCTGCCCGTCCTCGGCGCGGACCTCGGCATGAGCCCCTCCGCCCTGCAGTGGGCGGTCACCGCGTTCGCGCTGCCGTCCGGCGGCTTCCTGCTCCTGTTCGGCCGGATCGGCGACCTGTACGGCCGTAGGAAACTCTTCCTCGCGGGCCTCGCCCTGTTCGGCGCCGCCTCCCTGCTGGCGACCTTCGCCTGGGACCCGGCGTCCTTCCTCGCCGGACGCGCCCTGCAGGGCCTCGGCGCGGCGGCGATCGTGCCGACCGGCATGTCCCTGCTGACCACGACCTTCCCCGAGGGCCCCGCCCGCGACCGGGCCCTGGGCATCTCCGGCACCCTGCTCTCGCTCGGCTTCACCGTCGGCATGGTGGCCGGCGGCACCCTCACCGATGCCTTCGGCTGGCGCTCCACGATGGGCCTGCTCTCCCTGTTCGCCCTGATCGTGCTCCCGCTGGCCCCCGGCCTGCTCCCCGAGTCCCGCACCGCGGACCGCCCCCGCCTGGACGTACCCGGCGCGATCACGGTCACCGGCGGCCTGCTGTCCCTGATCTACGCCCTCTCGACGGCCGCCGACCACGGCTTCGCCCGCACCGACGTCCTCATCACCCTGGTCATGGGCGTCCTGCTCCTCGCCGCCTTCGTGACGATCGAGTCCCGTACCGAAGCACCCCTGGTGTCGCTCCCCATGCTGCGCCGCCGCACGGTGGCGTGGGGCAACATCGGCGGTCTGGTCACCTTCTCGATGATGTCGACCGTCGTCTTCGTGCTGACCCTCTACCTCCAGGAGGTCCTGCGCCTGTCGGCCTTCGAGACCGGCCTGGTCTTCGGCGTCCAGGGCGTCCTGTCGGCGGTCGCCGGCAGCTACGCCGCCAGGGTCATCGGCCGCTTCGGCCCGCGCCGCACGCTGGTCGGCTCGCTCGTCGGCCAGGGCACCCTGATCGCCGCCCTGCTGGGCCTGGGCACCGGGAGCTGGTCCGTCTGGCTCGCCACGGCCGCCGTCTCCCTGGCCAGCATGTGCCACCTCGGCGCGATCATCTCGTACGGCATCACCGTGACCTCCGGTGTCCCGGACGAGGAGCAGGGCCTGGCCACCGGCCTGGTCACCTCCACCCAGCAGGTCGGCATCACCGTGGGCATCCCGCTGCTGGGCGTCCTCGCCACCACCTCGGACGACCTGCTCTCCGGCGTCCACACAGTCCTCGCCCTGGACACGGTGATCGTCCTGGCGGCGGCGGTCCTGGTCGCGACGGGACTGCGGGTGCGCTCAGGGGCGGTCGAGGCGGAGCCGGTCGGCGCGCGGTAG
- a CDS encoding MFS transporter codes for MSARTTLPWPLVALFTAGYLAPYLLPTTVGRLDSGLPLTATEAGAVGSALLLSSAAAGFLLASRVDRVGPRTLARIGLALAVLGYGGAALAHAVPAVVVGALIGGFGSGTSTAVAATGIAAQPDPHRITTVGLLGVSALAGAVYLTVPHLGPGHGRPLAAIALTALAVWPLTGRLPLATAPARSRETRTPLPHPRAGLLLAGTLLCWSLAQNALWGVSGRIGLTQAHLSEATVGAVFAIALGAGLLGVVGAGALGPRLGRALPIGGGTVLIAACITLSASATDLTSFASGEIAWNTLYPIVLSYVIGLAASLDPRGRWAVLVGSASSLGTAAGPLTGSLLATQAGFPAMGTVLAVGLLLIAVPMTAVATGAGRRQLPVVEIPVETQTYDRATAA; via the coding sequence GTGTCCGCCCGCACCACCCTGCCCTGGCCCCTCGTTGCCCTTTTCACCGCCGGGTACCTCGCCCCCTATCTCCTCCCGACCACCGTCGGCAGGCTCGACTCGGGGCTTCCGCTCACCGCCACCGAGGCGGGTGCCGTCGGCAGCGCGCTGCTGCTGAGTTCAGCGGCGGCAGGCTTCCTGCTCGCCTCCCGCGTCGACCGCGTCGGCCCCCGCACCCTCGCCCGCATCGGCCTCGCCCTCGCCGTCCTCGGCTACGGCGGCGCCGCCCTCGCCCACGCCGTCCCGGCCGTCGTCGTGGGCGCGCTGATCGGCGGCTTCGGATCCGGTACGTCGACGGCGGTGGCCGCCACCGGCATCGCCGCCCAGCCGGACCCGCACCGCATCACCACGGTCGGGCTCCTCGGTGTCTCCGCACTCGCGGGCGCCGTGTACCTGACCGTTCCGCACCTGGGCCCCGGTCACGGCCGGCCGTTGGCCGCGATCGCCCTCACCGCGCTGGCGGTCTGGCCCCTGACGGGCCGTCTCCCCCTCGCCACGGCCCCCGCCCGAAGCCGGGAGACGCGCACCCCGCTCCCCCACCCTCGTGCCGGCCTCCTCCTCGCCGGCACTCTGCTCTGCTGGTCCCTCGCCCAGAACGCCCTCTGGGGCGTCAGCGGCCGCATCGGCCTCACCCAGGCCCACCTCTCCGAGGCAACGGTCGGCGCCGTCTTCGCGATCGCCCTCGGCGCGGGCCTGCTGGGCGTCGTCGGCGCGGGCGCCCTGGGCCCACGCCTCGGCCGCGCGCTCCCCATCGGCGGCGGCACCGTCCTCATCGCCGCCTGCATCACCCTCAGCGCATCGGCGACCGACCTGACGTCCTTCGCGTCCGGCGAGATCGCGTGGAACACGCTCTACCCGATCGTCCTGTCGTACGTCATCGGCCTGGCCGCCTCCCTGGACCCCCGCGGCCGCTGGGCGGTCCTGGTCGGCTCGGCATCCTCACTGGGCACGGCGGCGGGACCGCTGACCGGCAGCCTGCTGGCCACGCAGGCCGGCTTCCCGGCGATGGGCACGGTCCTGGCCGTCGGCCTGCTGCTGATCGCCGTACCGATGACGGCGGTCGCGACGGGTGCGGGCAGGCGTCAACTCCCGGTGGTGGAGATCCCGGTGGAGACCCAGACGTACGACAGGGCAACGGCCGCATAG
- the ybeY gene encoding rRNA maturation RNase YbeY produces the protein MSIDVNNESGTEVDEQAILDIARYALARMRIHPLSELSVIVVDENAMEQLHIQWMDLPGPTDVMSFPMDELRPPSKDDDEPPQGLLGDIVLCPEVAKRQGEEAETQHSMDEELQLLTVHGVLHLLGYDHEEPDEKAEMFGLQAAIVDGWRQEKGLTGPSPAPTVS, from the coding sequence ATGTCGATCGACGTCAACAACGAGTCCGGAACCGAGGTCGACGAGCAGGCGATCCTCGACATCGCCCGTTACGCCCTCGCGCGGATGCGCATCCACCCGCTCTCCGAGCTCTCGGTGATCGTCGTGGACGAGAACGCCATGGAGCAGCTGCACATCCAGTGGATGGACCTGCCGGGGCCCACCGACGTCATGTCCTTCCCGATGGACGAGCTCAGGCCGCCCAGCAAGGACGACGACGAACCCCCGCAGGGCCTCCTCGGCGACATCGTGCTGTGTCCCGAGGTCGCCAAGAGGCAGGGCGAGGAGGCCGAGACGCAGCACTCCATGGACGAGGAGCTCCAACTCCTCACCGTCCACGGCGTGCTGCACCTTCTCGGGTACGACCACGAGGAGCCGGACGAGAAGGCCGAGATGTTCGGCCTGCAGGCGGCCATCGTGGACGGGTGGCGGCAGGAGAAGGGGCTCACCGGCCCGTCTCCCGCGCCGACCGTCTCATGA
- a CDS encoding hemolysin family protein yields MSLPLVSGAIALVVVAWLAACAEAGLARVSSFRAEEAVRNGRRGSAKLAQIAADPTRYLNVALLVRVACEMAAAALVTYACLQEFPGTTRALLVAIGVMVLVSYVAVGVSPRTIGRQHPLNTATAAAYVLLPLARIMGPIPSLLILIGNALTPGKGFRRGPFASEAELRALVDLAEKESLIEDDERRMVHSVFELGDTLVREVMVPRTDLVVIERYKTIRQALTLALRSGFSRIPVSGESEDDIVGIVYLKDLVRKTHISRDAESELVSTAMRPAAFVPDTKNAGDLLREMQQDRNHVAVVIDEYGGTAGIVTIEDILEEIVGEITDEYDRELPPVEDLGDDRHRVTARLDITDLGELYGLDEYDDEDVETVGGLLAKALGRVPIAGASAVVELPDHRQLRLTAEAAAGRRNKIVTVLVEPVGAAAAAEEEKESE; encoded by the coding sequence ATGAGCCTGCCCCTCGTCTCGGGCGCGATCGCCCTGGTCGTCGTCGCCTGGCTCGCCGCCTGCGCGGAGGCGGGCCTCGCGCGCGTCTCCAGCTTCCGCGCCGAGGAAGCCGTACGCAACGGCCGGCGCGGCAGCGCCAAGCTCGCGCAGATCGCCGCCGACCCGACCCGCTATCTCAACGTTGCGCTGCTGGTGCGCGTCGCGTGCGAGATGGCGGCGGCCGCCCTGGTGACCTACGCCTGCCTCCAGGAGTTCCCGGGCACCACCCGCGCCCTGCTGGTCGCGATCGGGGTCATGGTGCTCGTGTCGTACGTCGCCGTCGGCGTCTCCCCGCGCACCATCGGGCGTCAGCACCCGCTCAACACGGCGACCGCGGCGGCGTACGTCCTGCTCCCACTGGCCCGGATCATGGGGCCGATCCCGTCGTTGCTGATTCTCATCGGCAACGCGCTCACCCCCGGCAAGGGCTTCCGCCGCGGCCCGTTCGCCTCCGAGGCGGAGCTGCGCGCGCTGGTCGACCTCGCCGAGAAGGAGTCGCTGATCGAGGACGACGAGCGCCGGATGGTGCACTCGGTCTTCGAGCTGGGCGACACGCTGGTGCGGGAGGTCATGGTCCCGCGGACCGATCTCGTCGTCATCGAGCGCTACAAGACCATCCGCCAGGCGCTGACCCTCGCTCTGCGCTCGGGCTTCTCGCGTATCCCCGTGTCCGGGGAGAGCGAGGACGACATCGTCGGGATCGTGTATCTGAAGGACCTGGTCCGCAAGACGCACATCAGCCGGGACGCCGAGTCCGAGCTGGTGTCCACCGCCATGCGGCCCGCCGCCTTCGTGCCCGACACCAAGAACGCCGGCGATCTGCTGCGCGAGATGCAGCAGGACCGCAACCACGTCGCCGTCGTCATCGACGAGTACGGCGGCACGGCCGGCATCGTCACCATCGAGGACATCCTCGAGGAGATCGTCGGCGAGATCACCGACGAGTACGACCGCGAGCTGCCGCCGGTGGAGGATCTCGGCGACGACCGCCACCGGGTCACCGCCCGCCTGGACATCACCGACCTGGGCGAGCTGTACGGGCTCGACGAGTACGACGACGAGGACGTGGAGACCGTCGGGGGGCTCCTGGCGAAGGCGCTGGGCCGTGTGCCCATCGCCGGGGCCTCCGCCGTCGTCGAACTTCCGGACCACCGGCAGCTCCGCCTGACCGCGGAGGCCGCGGCCGGACGCCGGAACAAGATCGTGACGGTTCTGGTGGAGCCGGTGGGCGCGGCCGCAGCTGCCGAAGAGGAGAAGGAGTCCGAGTGA
- a CDS encoding 5-dehydro-4-deoxyglucarate dehydratase: MARGVLSFPLTSFHDDGTLDPDGFRAHVAAQIATGPGALFPACGTGEFFSLDEDEYRQVVTIAVEEAGGRLPVVAGTGYGWAQAVRFARIAEEAGADALLVLPHYLVAAPQDGLVAQLEQIAARTRLPLIAYQRGQVAFGVDAFRRVAEIPGVIGLKDGHSDLDRLQRLTLAAPEGFLFFNGASTAEIQARAYATVGVPAYSSAVHAFAPEIANAFFTALRDGDEGDGTVGKLLRDFYVPLVELRDRVPGYAVSLVKAAARLRGRPVGPVRAPLTDPSAADLADLERLLASGLDLVGADL; this comes from the coding sequence ATGGCACGCGGTGTGCTGTCGTTCCCGCTCACGAGCTTCCACGATGACGGCACCCTCGACCCGGACGGCTTCCGCGCCCATGTCGCCGCCCAGATCGCCACCGGCCCCGGCGCGCTCTTCCCGGCCTGTGGCACCGGTGAGTTCTTCTCGCTGGACGAGGACGAGTACCGGCAGGTCGTCACCATCGCGGTCGAGGAGGCCGGCGGCCGGCTGCCCGTGGTCGCCGGAACCGGCTACGGCTGGGCACAGGCCGTTCGTTTCGCCCGGATCGCCGAGGAGGCGGGCGCGGACGCGCTGCTGGTCCTCCCCCACTACCTGGTCGCCGCCCCGCAGGACGGACTGGTCGCGCAGCTGGAGCAGATCGCGGCGCGGACGCGGCTGCCGCTCATCGCCTACCAGCGCGGCCAGGTCGCCTTCGGCGTGGACGCGTTCAGGCGGGTCGCCGAGATCCCCGGTGTCATCGGCCTCAAGGACGGACACAGCGACCTCGACCGGCTCCAGCGCCTCACGCTCGCCGCCCCCGAAGGCTTCCTGTTCTTCAACGGCGCCTCCACCGCCGAGATCCAGGCCCGCGCCTACGCCACCGTCGGCGTCCCCGCCTACTCCTCGGCCGTCCACGCCTTCGCCCCCGAGATCGCGAACGCCTTCTTCACCGCCCTGCGCGACGGCGACGAGGGCGACGGCACGGTCGGGAAACTGCTGCGCGACTTCTACGTTCCGCTCGTCGAACTCCGCGACCGCGTGCCCGGATACGCCGTCTCGCTCGTGAAGGCGGCGGCACGGCTGCGGGGACGCCCGGTCGGGCCGGTGCGCGCGCCGCTCACCGATCCGTCCGCCGCCGACCTGGCGGACCTCGAGCGGCTGCTGGCCTCCGGACTCGACCTCGTAGGAGCCGACCTGTGA
- a CDS encoding FAD binding domain-containing protein — MLLRLPTSLPEAQECLTDGATPVGGATLVWAAWQRDGFPEQAVSLREVPEANVLGAGQVGAAVLLHRIDERVPEVLHRAASGVGTGAVRRAATVGGNIVGSTLRCLLPAALVLDARAQVLAAEGPFEADLAELIAKKPLLLSLHWRDPLVSGYRKVAEAPGGPPPLVVATAVHADDRPVLRVAVRDGYEFLSESVPCSAGADSVLDVLSGTTIGALPAAAREVVREQVVTVLERAGGH, encoded by the coding sequence GTGCTGCTGCGTCTGCCCACGTCCCTGCCCGAGGCACAGGAGTGTCTGACCGACGGGGCGACACCCGTCGGCGGTGCCACGCTGGTGTGGGCCGCCTGGCAACGCGACGGCTTTCCCGAGCAGGCCGTGTCGCTGCGCGAGGTGCCGGAGGCGAACGTTCTCGGGGCCGGGCAGGTGGGCGCGGCGGTCCTGCTGCACCGGATCGACGAGCGGGTACCGGAGGTGCTGCACCGGGCCGCGTCGGGCGTCGGCACCGGGGCCGTGCGCCGGGCCGCCACGGTCGGCGGGAACATCGTCGGCAGCACCTTGCGCTGTCTGTTGCCCGCGGCGCTCGTCCTGGACGCCCGCGCGCAGGTGCTGGCGGCGGAGGGGCCGTTCGAGGCGGACCTGGCCGAGCTGATCGCCAAGAAGCCGCTGCTGCTGAGCCTGCACTGGCGCGATCCGCTCGTCAGCGGCTACCGCAAGGTGGCCGAGGCCCCGGGTGGGCCGCCGCCCCTGGTGGTCGCCACGGCCGTCCACGCGGACGACCGCCCGGTCCTGCGCGTGGCCGTCCGCGACGGCTACGAGTTCCTGAGCGAGAGCGTGCCCTGTTCCGCGGGCGCGGACAGCGTGCTCGACGTGTTGAGCGGTACGACGATCGGGGCGCTGCCCGCCGCGGCCCGCGAGGTGGTCCGGGAGCAGGTGGTGACGGTGCTGGAGCGGGCGGGCGGACACTGA
- a CDS encoding IclR family transcriptional regulator, with translation MSETGGVREVKSAARTVELLELLAARGDHPARLQELADALAVPRSSMYALLQTLISRGWVRTDITGSLYGIGIHALLTGTSYLDSDVRVRVVRPYLDEASQALGETIHMGRLDGRDVAYLATRESHEYLRTISRVGRRLPAHVGALGKALLAEWPDERLPEGPYEALTPNSHTTRESLLADLAEIRARGYSIDREEGVLGIVGFGFCLRYDTPAQDAISCSVPVARLTSEHEQQIIAVMREIRGKIEATVPGAGGAPGWR, from the coding sequence ATGTCAGAGACAGGTGGCGTCCGCGAGGTGAAGTCGGCGGCCCGCACGGTCGAGCTCCTCGAACTGCTGGCCGCGCGCGGCGACCACCCGGCACGGCTCCAGGAGCTCGCGGACGCGCTGGCGGTGCCGCGCAGTTCGATGTACGCGCTGCTCCAGACCCTGATCTCGCGCGGCTGGGTCCGCACCGACATCACCGGCTCGCTCTACGGCATCGGCATCCACGCCCTGCTCACCGGCACCAGCTACCTGGACTCCGACGTGCGCGTGCGGGTCGTACGGCCGTATCTCGACGAAGCGTCCCAGGCACTGGGTGAGACGATCCACATGGGTCGGCTCGACGGCCGGGACGTGGCCTATCTGGCGACGCGTGAGTCGCACGAGTACCTGCGGACGATCAGCAGGGTGGGCCGCCGGCTGCCTGCGCACGTCGGCGCGCTGGGCAAGGCGCTGCTGGCGGAGTGGCCCGACGAGAGGCTCCCCGAAGGGCCGTACGAGGCACTCACCCCGAACTCCCACACCACCCGCGAGTCCCTGCTGGCGGACCTCGCCGAGATCCGCGCACGCGGCTATTCGATCGACCGCGAGGAGGGCGTCCTCGGCATCGTCGGCTTCGGGTTCTGTCTGCGCTACGACACCCCCGCGCAGGACGCCATCAGCTGCTCGGTCCCGGTCGCCCGTCTGACGTCGGAACACGAGCAGCAGATCATCGCGGTGATGCGCGAGATCAGAGGCAAGATCGAGGCGACGGTACCGGGCGCGGGCGGCGCCCCTGGTTGGCGTTAG
- a CDS encoding carbohydrate kinase family protein, with product MIASNASTGKGPSHFGGTGHGQARVDPLAALRVPDDPPWDVYLTGTVFLDIIFTGLDSAPVRGTESWARGMGSSPGGVANMATALARLGLRTSLAAAFGDDHYGEYCWDALEQGEGIDLSPSRTVSGWHSPVTVSMAYEGERTMVSHGHEPPPEAVLIQEGAPDRPPRARAAVASLEPGKRAPWIAQAAREGTCIFADVGWDETGAWDLAGLADLEHCEAFLPNAQEAMRYTGATCPREAAHALTEHVPLAVVTLGAEGAYAVDRRTGETAEVPAIEVEALDPTGAGDVFVAGFVTGTLAGWPLADRLAFAGLTAALSVQEFGGSLSAPGWSEIGAWWRKVQSVDSQDPTALRRYAFLEDLVPEEESPVWPLRRAVPTIGFGRSA from the coding sequence GTGATCGCGTCCAACGCGTCCACCGGAAAGGGACCGTCGCACTTCGGAGGGACCGGGCACGGCCAGGCCCGGGTCGACCCTCTCGCAGCTCTGCGGGTACCCGACGATCCCCCCTGGGACGTCTACCTCACCGGCACCGTGTTCCTCGACATCATCTTCACCGGGCTCGACTCCGCCCCGGTGCGCGGGACCGAGTCCTGGGCACGCGGGATGGGGTCGAGCCCCGGCGGCGTGGCGAACATGGCCACGGCCCTGGCCCGGCTCGGGCTGCGCACCTCACTGGCCGCGGCCTTCGGCGACGACCACTACGGCGAGTACTGCTGGGACGCCCTCGAACAGGGCGAGGGCATCGACCTCTCCCCGTCCCGGACAGTCTCCGGCTGGCACTCGCCGGTCACCGTGTCGATGGCGTACGAGGGCGAGCGCACCATGGTCTCCCACGGCCACGAGCCGCCCCCGGAAGCCGTGCTCATCCAAGAGGGCGCGCCGGACCGCCCCCCACGCGCGCGTGCGGCGGTGGCGTCCCTCGAGCCGGGGAAGAGGGCCCCCTGGATCGCTCAGGCGGCACGCGAGGGCACCTGCATCTTCGCCGACGTCGGTTGGGACGAGACCGGGGCGTGGGACCTGGCGGGCCTCGCCGACCTCGAACACTGCGAGGCCTTCCTGCCGAACGCGCAGGAGGCGATGCGCTACACCGGCGCCACCTGCCCGCGGGAGGCTGCGCACGCGCTCACCGAACATGTACCGCTCGCCGTGGTCACCCTCGGCGCGGAGGGCGCGTACGCCGTGGACCGGCGTACCGGGGAGACCGCCGAGGTCCCGGCGATCGAGGTCGAGGCGCTCGACCCGACCGGCGCCGGGGACGTCTTCGTGGCCGGCTTCGTCACCGGCACCCTCGCGGGCTGGCCGCTGGCGGACCGCCTGGCCTTCGCCGGCCTGACCGCCGCGCTCTCCGTCCAGGAGTTCGGCGGTTCCCTCTCCGCGCCGGGCTGGTCCGAGATCGGCGCATGGTGGCGCAAGGTCCAGTCCGTCGACTCCCAGGACCCGACCGCACTGCGACGGTACGCGTTCCTGGAGGACCTGGTCCCGGAGGAGGAGTCCCCGGTCTGGCCCCTGCGACGGGCGGTACCGACGATCGGATTCGGCCGGTCGGCCTGA
- a CDS encoding glucarate dehydratase family protein: MNLTIADVRLTPILVADPPLLNTQGVHQPYTPRLIVEVETADGVTGVGETYGDTKYLELARPFASKLIGRQVGDLNGLVTVADQMAVDSSRVSGQVDVGGLRGVQTADKLRLSVVSGFEVACLDALGKALGLPVHALLGGKVRDAVEYSAYLFYKWASHPEGVASEKDDWGAAVDPAGVVEQARLFTERHGFTSFKLKGGVFPPDEEIAAIRALAEAFPGHPLRLDPNGAWSVSTSLKVAAELGDVLEYLEDPALGTAAMAEVSAGTGVPLATNMCVTTFAEIKEAFARDAVQVVLSDHHYWGGLRNTQQLAAICRTFGVGVSMHSNTHLGISLAAMTHVASTVPNLHHACDSHYPWQSEDVLSERLTFEGGAVKVSDAPGLGVELDRQKVEFLHRRWLDDDGSLRERDDAAAMRVAEPGWVTPVVPRW, translated from the coding sequence GTGAACCTCACGATCGCCGACGTCCGCCTCACGCCGATCCTCGTCGCCGATCCGCCCCTGCTGAACACACAGGGCGTCCACCAGCCGTACACGCCCCGGCTGATCGTCGAGGTCGAGACCGCCGACGGGGTCACCGGGGTCGGGGAGACGTACGGCGACACCAAGTACCTGGAGCTGGCACGGCCGTTCGCGTCGAAGCTGATCGGACGTCAGGTCGGTGACCTGAACGGCCTGGTCACCGTCGCGGATCAGATGGCCGTCGATTCCTCCCGGGTCTCCGGACAGGTCGACGTCGGCGGGCTGCGGGGCGTGCAGACGGCCGACAAGCTGAGGCTGTCCGTGGTCTCCGGATTCGAGGTCGCCTGCCTCGACGCGCTGGGCAAGGCCCTCGGGCTGCCGGTGCACGCCCTGCTCGGGGGCAAGGTGCGCGACGCGGTCGAGTACAGCGCGTATCTGTTCTACAAGTGGGCCTCCCATCCCGAGGGCGTCGCCTCCGAGAAGGACGACTGGGGGGCGGCCGTCGATCCCGCAGGGGTGGTGGAGCAGGCCCGGTTGTTCACTGAGCGCCATGGCTTCACGTCCTTCAAGCTCAAGGGCGGGGTTTTCCCGCCGGACGAGGAGATCGCGGCGATCAGGGCGCTGGCCGAGGCGTTTCCCGGGCACCCGCTCCGGCTCGATCCCAACGGGGCCTGGAGCGTGTCGACTTCGCTGAAGGTGGCCGCGGAGCTCGGCGATGTCCTGGAGTACCTGGAGGATCCCGCGCTGGGGACGGCGGCCATGGCCGAGGTCTCCGCCGGGACCGGTGTCCCGCTGGCCACCAACATGTGTGTGACGACCTTCGCGGAGATCAAGGAGGCGTTCGCCCGGGACGCGGTTCAGGTGGTGCTCTCGGATCACCACTACTGGGGCGGGCTGCGGAACACCCAGCAACTCGCCGCGATCTGCCGGACGTTCGGGGTGGGAGTGTCCATGCACTCCAACACGCATCTGGGGATCTCGCTGGCCGCGATGACGCATGTCGCGTCCACCGTGCCCAACCTTCACCACGCCTGTGACTCGCACTATCCATGGCAGTCGGAGGACGTGCTCAGCGAGCGCCTGACGTTCGAGGGCGGGGCCGTGAAGGTCTCCGACGCGCCCGGCCTCGGCGTCGAACTCGACCGGCAGAAGGTGGAGTTCCTGCATCGGCGGTGGCTCGATGACGACGGCTCGCTGCGGGAGCGGGACGACGCTGCGGCCATGCGGGTGGCCGAGCCGGGGTGGGTCACGCCGGTGGTGCCTCGTTGGTAG
- a CDS encoding PhoH family protein, protein MTQTPTGHSPAQGQARAQFTVPAQHPMVTVLGSGDSLLRVIEKAFPAADIHVRGNEVSATGEAADVALVQRLFDEMMLVLRTGQPMTEDAVERSIAMLRASENGTSNGQETPAEVLTQNILSSRGRTIRPKTLNQKRYVDAIDKHTIVFGIGPAGTGKTYLAMAKAVQALQSKQVNRIILTRPAVEAGERLGFLPGTLYEKIDPYLRPLYDALHDMLDPDSIPKLMASGTIEVAPLAYMRGRTLNDAFIILDEAQNTSPEQMKMFLTRLGFDSKIVITGDVTQVDLPNGSKSGLRQVQDILEGLDDVHFSRLSSQDVVRHKLVGRIVDAYEKYDNENGTENGTHKGGRNKRK, encoded by the coding sequence ATGACTCAGACACCCACAGGTCACAGCCCCGCGCAGGGGCAGGCGAGAGCACAGTTCACGGTCCCCGCCCAGCACCCCATGGTCACGGTCCTGGGATCCGGCGACTCCCTCCTGCGCGTGATCGAGAAGGCCTTCCCGGCGGCCGACATCCATGTCCGGGGCAACGAGGTCAGCGCGACCGGCGAGGCGGCGGACGTCGCCCTCGTCCAGCGCCTGTTCGACGAGATGATGCTGGTGCTCCGCACCGGACAGCCGATGACGGAGGACGCAGTGGAACGCTCGATCGCCATGCTGCGAGCGAGCGAGAACGGGACGAGCAACGGCCAGGAGACCCCGGCCGAAGTGCTCACACAGAACATCCTGTCCTCGCGCGGCCGCACCATCCGCCCCAAGACCCTCAACCAGAAGCGGTACGTCGACGCGATCGACAAGCACACGATCGTCTTCGGCATCGGCCCCGCCGGTACCGGCAAGACCTACCTCGCCATGGCCAAGGCGGTGCAGGCCCTGCAGTCCAAGCAGGTCAACCGCATCATCCTGACCCGCCCGGCGGTCGAGGCGGGAGAGCGGCTGGGCTTCCTGCCCGGCACCCTCTACGAGAAGATCGACCCGTACCTGCGCCCGCTGTACGACGCCCTGCACGACATGCTGGACCCGGACTCGATCCCGAAGCTGATGGCTTCGGGGACGATCGAGGTCGCGCCGCTGGCGTACATGAGGGGTCGCACTTTGAACGACGCCTTCATCATCCTGGACGAGGCCCAGAACACGAGCCCCGAGCAGATGAAGATGTTCCTCACCCGGCTCGGCTTCGACTCGAAGATCGTGATCACGGGTGATGTGACGCAGGTCGACCTGCCCAACGGCAGCAAGTCGGGTCTGCGCCAGGTCCAGGACATCCTGGAGGGGCTCGACGACGTGCACTTCTCCCGGCTGTCGTCCCAGGACGTCGTACGGCACAAGCTGGTCGGCCGTATCGTCGACGCGTACGAGAAGTACGACAACGAGAACGGTACGGAGAACGGCACCCACAAGGGCGGCCGGAACAAGCGGAAGTAG
- a CDS encoding MmcQ/YjbR family DNA-binding protein: MTPQELRALCLSFNAVVEDFPFNPETSVFKVLGKLFALTNLDARPLKVNLKCDPEDAIRLRTDHPGLIVPGYHMNKRHWNTVTVDGELPDRLVRELVEDSYDLVVAGLPRADRLRLDRP; this comes from the coding sequence GTGACCCCTCAGGAACTGCGCGCGCTCTGCCTCTCCTTCAACGCGGTGGTGGAGGATTTCCCGTTCAACCCCGAGACCTCGGTCTTCAAGGTGCTGGGCAAGCTCTTCGCCCTGACGAACCTGGACGCGCGGCCCCTGAAGGTCAACCTCAAGTGCGACCCGGAGGACGCGATCCGGCTGCGTACCGACCATCCCGGGCTGATCGTCCCCGGTTACCACATGAACAAGCGCCACTGGAACACCGTCACCGTCGACGGCGAGCTCCCGGACCGTCTGGTCCGGGAGCTCGTCGAGGACTCGTACGACCTGGTGGTGGCCGGTCTACCGCGCGCCGACCGGCTCCGCCTCGACCGCCCCTGA